The Engystomops pustulosus chromosome 2, aEngPut4.maternal, whole genome shotgun sequence genomic interval accagggatagaTTTCTATAAGCTGTGAAGCTttctattgaatgacagcaagcagagatctagaaaaccatggagAATTGATGGAGAAAAACCATAGCAATTATCTGCTGAATGGGGAAAACAATGTTAAGGAAGGTCTTATATGAATGAATAACTACAGGCTGAGCTTCTGCTTTTCTTTTTAGCCCTCATCTTTCCCagctgaaaaatgttttttttttccttgcagtTGTAGGGATACAAAATAAGGAACAAGTATAATAGTAGCAGGTACTTACCACAAGCTTTCTTTTTTGCAATGTGCCATTGTAGTACATTCTTGAATATTCTTTTCAATAAATATGCTCCGTTAGACAAGTCTTCATGTACCTGCACCTTATTTGAGATCTTCAGCCTTTCCCTTCTATCACCAAGCTGCCCCCTGCATTCATACAcagcttcctgtttctcactccattAGTTACATTGACAGACACAGtgagaggggagggagcaggaggacaTACTCTCCAGCTTCAGCAgacctcagacatgtaaacaaagattcactaagggtgcgttcacacgttgcagttaaaactgcatcgcaattagctttgaggtggttttatgtgcagttttgtcaattgagcaGGTGAAAGAcgtgaactgaacgagtgaatgacatttgtggagcaggtttccccttcaaaatcaaattcacccattcagttcatgtctttcacctgttaaattgacaaaactgcacctaaaaccacctcaaagctgattgcgattcagttttaactgcaacgtgtgaatgcaccctaagagtTTGCAGTAAGCACTAAAGTGGCAGAAATGCTGAATCATTTGAAGAACATTCAGGAATGATGAAGGAACATTTGTGTAAGAGTGGCCAAAAATCTTAGTGTGTTAAGTTCATCTTTGTGTTTGAACGATGTCTTCTTTGAAGAGATTGACCCCAGACTTCTGGTAGGACAGTCAGATTTAATAAgcgaatgtgattttttttttttatgtggacacTGTAAGAATTTGTTATTTTCAAGTCTTGTGCAGGTGCCCTCCCCCCTCCAAGTCATGAAATGGGAGGGTCATCACTAAGTCAAGAAATGCTATAAACTCAGAAGTGTACATTTACACTACACTGCAGTGATCTTTAATTGGTTTATCCGATGGGTTTATAGAGAACATTTTTAAATCCTATCTTAGGATATTCTGCTCACAATTACCGGTATATGTTTGGTACTAGAACAATTATATTCACTAATAATCTAAGGGCAATCAACCAGTATGAAGCTTACACACAGATCTGTGATAGTCGTATGAACAAACAGCAGATGGACCTCCCCTATTATAAATGGGATGCCAAAGTTCATAAAGTCGCCTTCTATAGGTGTAGATCCACGATGCACTTAAAATTTCTGATAAAATACTTCAAGATGCTTTATGGACTTAGCATGGAGATATTGGAAAATCAGTGTAAGTCTGAAACTATGGTTGTGTAAATCCCTGGTGTACCAGACTCATATCATACATCTCGTTTTGCTCTATTCTGCTTATTCCTTGTAAAACAGATAAAAACATACCATTGTACTGCTCAATGTCTCAgtcagcttcctatggagagtaGACCTTGCTTGAGAACACGACTCATCATAGAACATGGTTTTTAGCCTTGGTTCCTTTTACATCCAGGAATCTAATGGGATATGGATTTAATTCCTTGTGACTTTACCAAATCATAGTGTAAGGACCTCacgaaaaagaaaaaggaagcagCAACTTGCTCCACAAATATAACAAAGTAGTCCAGATGCATGGCAAGTACATGTATATCCATATCTGTCAGTTTTGTACATCTCCACCACAGTTCCAGTTCAATTTATGATTTTAAATGCATGTTGATCTGCTTTACATATAGCTAAGCCTTTACCATTGGCTTAGTTGGCACACTGTTTAATCTTtcccattgttacatttttgcatCATGTTAGAGCTTCAATTACCTCAGAAAATTCCCATAATTTTACATCTATCCCATTTTAGAAGGTACCAGTGAACCACATAAACCACTTTCCTCTGCAATTTGGTTTGTAGTCCCTTATCCATCATAGGACTTTGAcacttgagggcgcgttcacacgttgcgttttgacacGCATctaaaacagctgaggagaggtgatttgtctaattacatcacatgttaacatttatgtttacaaaacgcatcttaaaggcaatgttaacacatgtgttaacaacgcgttaacgcatgtgttgacattgtgtttacaaatgtaaacggtaatgtaattagacaaatcacctctcttcagctgttgtatatgcgtttcaaacgcaatgaaaacacgacCAAAACGCAATATGTGAACGTGCCCTCAATGGCCGATGTGGATTTTGCCAAGTTACTATGGAAATATACAGGACTCAAATCAAATCACAAGAGCTACCAATATGAAGTCTTTAATCCCCATGATTGGTGCTATAGATATTTCTGCAGTGTAATGAACCCATAATGTCTATGCAGAGTTAAAGGACACCTCTGTATAGCCTCCAAGTCGCATCTTCGGTTCCGGcaaaataaaaagctaaaaatgGTCACTTTATATGGATGCCTTTATTTTAATGAAGCCAATTACACTTGGGCAACATTTTAAGTTTGaggaaaaaaactaaacaaaaatagaaagaaaaaaaaataaaataaaattaatacacCATTGAGACTAAAAGCTAAACCATTACTATACTGATCAATAGTACCCCATTCCGACAAACTCAAAACTTCAATAAAATTACAAGTTTTGGCAAATCCTCATGAAAATTTTAAATACCCATATAGCAAGCAGAGTATGTACCTCCAGTTTATGTTTAGCCAAtaacacagccacacacacacacacaagactAGTTTTCTGAACAGTACTGGCAACATAGACCCAGGCTCCTCCTGCACACAGCGGAGGATGGACCATTATAACACTGCAATCCTGTGCAAAACTGCTAGTGACATCAAAGTCTCACTGAGGTCACCGTTAAATATGCGGAGCAATGGCTTTACCCACAAATTTGCTGCCTCCATCGTGTATGCAGGCGACCGGTCTAATTTAATAGCAGTTTGTGTATAATCATAGGAGGAGAGAAAGCGGGCCCTTAAAGGCTACTTTGACTACCAACAGAATATCCTTACACAGACAAGAAGAGGTCAAGTAACAGTAATATTTGGCATTTTTAATTTAGGTTTTGTTTATTTAAGTTTAATGTTAATTCCATGCTGTGTTTCAGTAAGAACAATGACAGATTCTGTATCTGTGGCTCCAGTCAGATATCCAGTAGTACAAATTAGCTTCAAGTTACACATACTGAACGAAAGATAGGTTGAGCAAGAgaaaggggggaggaggaggaggggaaaagggaggggagaagatagaaaaacaaaaaaaaaaatttaacacgCATGCAGGCTATTCAACACCAGCTCCAATGCTAACCTGCTCTGAGgagaggggagaaaaaaaaaaagaaaaagaaaaaaaaaaaaagtaaaaaggagGCAAGAATGAATAAACACGGATTGTTGACGTGATACCAGCACCAGAGTTTTCAGCAACATGTTTGCACAGTTTGTAAAACACTTTTACAGCAAAACCACTACAAGGACATTCTGAAGCAATCTGCGACGTCAAGCTCTAACCACATTTTAAACAATAGAGTTAAATTCAGTttcaaaacatttataaaataaggagggggagaaaaaaaaactgaaaagccaCCACACAAATTCTACAGTGCGATTGACTCTGGTCTGCCCTAAGGAGTAACGTCTTTTGCCTGTTCTATGTGTTTCTAAGAGGTTATAGTGCTGGATGGCACGGAGACAAATCTAATGCTGAAAAAAGCCTCTATGCAGTCCTGTTAGTGTCTTAAAGAACCTAGGATGGCTGGCAGCAGCAGCAAAATCCACAGTCATTCACTCTTGCCTTTAAGAATTCTTAAACTGTGTAAAAATGATACACCCAATTGGGCAGGAACCTAAATCCTGAGAACCAGTGTAAAAGTCAAATTTTGATGGTCCTCAGAGTGAGACGGGATATTTGGAGGGAAGGGGCAGTTGGTTAGAGAGGGTCTCTTCTTGGCTTTTAAGGTCTCACTGAGCTTCATCTTCCACATCCTGCAGTGCTTCTTTATTCTGTTCTTCACCTGAAAGAACAAAAATTGAAAAGTTGCTCATCAATGCTGGGCATTTCTGAAAGCTTTATTCTGACCGCCAGAACCTCCCTAGCAGAGAGTGGTAACACCGGTAGTAACAGCAATAAACTGCAGCAAGAGACATTCCAGATCATCACGCCACCTGCGTTACCTTTCTCCCAGTACTTATGACATCTATGCATAAGAAGGAGCTGAAGATAACAGGTGGACAGATCAGAAAGCGGTCGTCTTCACTGAAACATTCAATCACTAGGCAGCAGAGAGTCTTATAGCAGTAGGATTGGATTACCAGGACATAGACAATAGAAGTGAGTGGAAACTCCTGCTGTAAGAGACAAAGGACTGTAGCCACCGCATCAACACCGGCCCCTGTATACAGAACGAAAGCCCCGGAGGAGCAAAGTATAAGGGGGCACAAGGCATATAACAATTAGTATTCCCAGACAACCCCCTTAATGCCCATCTGCCTCATGCCACCATTTATTCTACACTtgccgtatatactctagtataagccaacccgaaccTAATacaagcagaggcccctaatttgcCAAAGAAACTAGTAAAACctactgactcaagtataagcagagggtggtaaatgcattggtcacagccaatatatagacagcctgtcccagcccccccctgtacataggggggggggggggggggggtcggaaaggcaagttttgactatttttttttcatcaaatgaGCCCTAAGTGTTGGATCTTGAATGGAGTGGGGATAGATTGGGAATAACCCTCAATGATGTGAGGGGACATGCTAGGTACACCATAAACAGCCTTTTGCATCTGCTCACACCATGCCCATGTGTTGCACACTACACAATAGATCTTGATATATTCAGCATGGTCAAGACGACTTTCAGATAAAACTTTATATGCAAGTTAACGCCACCGCATTGGGATTCTACGTGCAGCTATTTACCACTGCTTTAGTTTGCAAATTCCAAGATGAAGGTCAGAAAATGGAAGTAAAATGGGTAAagttaaatgaaaaaaggattagaTAAAAATGTATAACTCCACAATAACATTAGTAAAATTAAGTAAGTGCACACAAGCCAAATCACAGTACAGATACACAAAGGACTGACATTTCACAAGCTATGAATACACAGCCTTGGTTTGCAGCTCAGCTGCAAAAACTGTGCTCCCAACAGAGCCCTTACtagaatttaaagggaatctaccagctCCCATTTATCTCCACAATTAACGGGCAGCATAATGTAGGACACTAAGATTTCCAAATATATATTTCCTGTTTTCCAGCCATCTGTCACTTTTCAGCTTGGTGAACAagttttaatttactttttaaaaGGCTGTCAACCACTGGGTGAATGGGTGGTACTGGAGATCATAGAAGAAAACAGTTtcatttgcagaaaaaaaaatggatgacagATTGTTCCGAAGAATATTTCAGCATATTCTTATTTCCCAGCAAAGACCACTGCTGCATTACCAACCAGCGGTATGCCTGGGTCATATTCATACTATGCTGTATCATACACATGATGTAATCATGCAGCCACTGTATTGCCCTTGTTTAGCATTGCAAATGTTGTGCTGCTAAATCTCAACCAATAGAGAAAACTGTTGAAATGGAAGAACATGGTTTTGACTTCTAACGGGTATTGGTTCGCTGCTGAGTATTCGGAGGGAAGGTCCTAGAGAACCTGTGACCACGGTTTATCCCACTTAACTACCGGTCTAATCATGCagggcatgaaatgtcctttctagaaattTCActtgtttacctattaaaaagaATCTCCCTTAAAGTCATTGAAATGACTCTTTGTATCCTATTTTTACATGTGATAAGTCagttttagtggttgcagggttaGTGTCACTTTAGAGCCCCATCTTCTTgttctataggacctagaaacaAATTTGTGTGTCATTAAAAAGAaatatctcatctttcagatcacatcgggCTTCTGTCTGTGTGCTACCGAACCAGAGATACAaacagctgcagataaagatgcaGTTCTCACCCATCCCTTGAATGTATGTTCtgctctgtagctcacagagccaCAAGCCTGATTGGATATGAAAGATAAGAATGTCATCTTTAATATGAAGCTTGTTTCTAGATACTACATAACAGAAGATAAGGGACTTAAGTGATACTACACTTGCAACCACTAAACTGGCGTCATCTTAAGACTCTTCTCATTCCATTTTCATTAATTACCCAATATTGGAGGAGATTTTATAAAAGTAAATGGGTACAAgtaatttagtggggtaaaacctggtgaaaggttcccttcaaAATCTTCATATGTCAACTCACCAACGATatactgtaatgtcccccacaagtCTACTCATCTGATATCCAAATAATATTAACTAGGAGTGAGTCACTTTCACAATATTTTCTTAAGCTTTTACAAAAAGCATCAACATTAATGTGACAGTCGGAAGTTAGACCATGCACTCAGTAATATCCAGATCGGCCAATATGTGCTCCACACAGTGTAAAACTAGTAAATGCACCACAAAGAACAAACGGATGCAGAGGTTATGATGAAACAAACAAGCCTCATCAGGCAACCCTGACCACAACTTACAAAGAATATTTAGGAAAGGGACACGCAGGTTTTCCTTTAGGAATCTACATAAGAAAGGGAAGAACAGGATCATGAAGTGAAGGTGATGTTAAAAAGCATAAGTGGGAGGACACAGCCAAGTGATGGAGTGAAAAGACTACACTTGGGGTGGAAATCAGCTCATAGCACTAGTACAGAATCGTAACCCTACGAAATGAAACAAACTGTACAGTGCATTTGCATATGGGAGAGATGGGCGGCCATAGTATCAGTAACACCATGGTACGGACTAAGCCTGTGCTGGGAGGCAGAAGAGTACAGCCTACAACTAATGGGGACTTGTGGTCAACAAATTACACTTGTGTGGGGGGCTATAAAACAAACTGACAACAGGGCATTACCACTGTTAAGAGAAGGGCCTACTTACCATCACCTTGCATATCCGAAGTCCATAGTGTCAGATTATCACGTAACAATTGCATGATAAGCGTGGAGTCCTTGTAACTTTCTTCACTCAGTGTATCCAGTTCTGCAATAGCATCATCGAATGCTGCTTTTGCCAACCTTAAAGAAGCAGACCACGGTTAGTCTGGAAGTTTCTATTGGGTCTGCATCAGAGCAGCCATCTCTTTATACTAAATATGGTATTGCCTCAAACCAAACCACATCTTTAGTAACCTGACATGTGGAGGGACAATCTAAATAGAAGGCAGCCATTAGTGATGGCACCCATTGGTTGCTTTCTACTGGGAGCGTAGAAGAGTTCTTAGACATTTGTCTAGTCATATTCTCCAACCAGAGCAGGCATTTGGCACAGAGAAAAACAAAATAGTAATTAGTGGAACCAAATGCATGGTATTTACTACTTGTAAAAAGGAGCATCAAGTCAACAGTccaaaatgtatttgcatttcaAGATCAGGTTGGAGATTATGCCTAGGAAATCTCTAAACAGGAGGCTTTAATTTGTATATGCcaacttttctatttttactgTTGAAAAACATCAGTTGAAAAAGCCAAGGATGGCATTCAATAAGCAATAACCAAAGCACTGGTGTTTTAGCTCAGTAATTGACTACTGTAGCCAATGTGTGTAAATATAGAATTCTGTAGTAAACATCTGAAAagccatgtataatatgtataactACTGAAGTGTAAAATATAGCATTTGTAAAAAAGAGCCACATACCTGCATGCACGGTCAGGGGAATTAAGAATTTCATAATAGAACACAGAGAAATTGAGAGCAAGACCTAAACGAATGGGATGTGTTGGAGGAAGTTCTGTCATTGCAATATCACTTGCAGCTTTATAGGCTACCAAGCTGTTCTCTGCAGCCTCTTTTCGGTCATTGCCTATGGCAAACTCTGCCAGGTATCGGTGGTAGTCTCCTTTCCTACACAACAAAAGATAAGTACACATAAAAGTTACATTGTGTCTTTGTATGGAACAAGATTATTACACCAATACACAACTTGCATATCCCTTATGGCACAAGGTATCAAAAAAAGCTTGGTGCCCCTATACTCGCAGTCATTGTGATACTCACATTTTATAGTAAAAAACCTTAGACTCTCCACTGCTTGCAGCTGGAATGAGGTGCTTGTCCAGTACATCCAGAATGTCATTACAGATACATTGCAGTTCAGTCTCAACCTACAAGACAAAGTCATCACATAAGTCACTTGCTATATTACGCAGTCTTTGCAGTCTACATTTACATAACATATTACTGAAGCTCTATTAAAACTCCTGGCGGGTTACTGCTGAATGCTGGATGTGTGTGCATGAGTTAAGACACATCTGTCGTTCATTTCCTGC includes:
- the YWHAE gene encoding 14-3-3 protein epsilon isoform X1 codes for the protein MEEREDLVYQAKLAEQAERYDEMVESMKKVAGMDVELTVEERNLLSVAYKNVIGARRASWRIISSIEQKEESKGSEEKLKMIKDYRTTVETELQCICNDILDVLDKHLIPAASSGESKVFYYKMKGDYHRYLAEFAIGNDRKEAAENSLVAYKAASDIAMTELPPTHPIRLGLALNFSVFYYEILNSPDRACRLAKAAFDDAIAELDTLSEESYKDSTLIMQLLRDNLTLWTSDMQGDGEEQNKEALQDVEDEAQ
- the YWHAE gene encoding 14-3-3 protein epsilon isoform X2 — protein: MEEREDLVYQAKLAEQAERYDEMVESMKKVAGMDVELTVEERNLLSVAYKNVIGARRASWRIISSIEQKEESKGSEEKLKMIKDYRTTVETELQCICNDILDVLDKHLIPAASSGESKVFYYKMKGDYHRYLAEFAIGNDRKEAAENSLVAYKAASDIAMTELPPTHPIRLGLALNFSVFYYEILNSPDRACRLAKAAFDDAIAELDTLSEESYKDSTLIMQLLRDNLTLWTSDMQGDDS